CACGGACAAGACCGGCACGTTGACCTTGAACGAGATGACGGCGCGGGAAATGGTGTTCGCGGGCCGGCCGTTCACCGTCTCTGGTGAGGGTTACCGCACCGACGGGCAGATCCAGACCACCGACGGCGGTGTCGGGCCGGGTGGGCTGAAGGACGCGCTCACCGCAATGGCGCTGTGCAGTGACGCGGTGCTGCGGGACGATGCGCTGGTCGGTGACCCCACGGAGGGCGCGCTGGTGGTGCTCGCGGAGAAGGGTGACGTCGATGTCGCGCGCCTGCGCGCGCAACGTCCCCGACTCGCCGAGGTGCCGTTCGACGCCGATCAGAAATACATGATCACCTTCCACCTCTGGACCGGCGAGAACGGAGAGGACATCGTCCGGGCCTTCATCAAGGGCGCGCCGGACGTCCTCGCCGAACGCGCCGACCGGCACCTTGACGGGGAGCACGTCGTCGCCTTCGACGACGACGCGCGGGTGCGATACGGCGAGGCCAACGCGGACCTTGCAAGGCGCGGACTGCGAGTACTCGCGATCGGTGTGCAGGACCTGCCGGCGGCGGACTTCGATGCCGCAGCAGACCTGCGGAAACTACTCGATCGTGTGGTGTTGCTCGCGCTGGTGGGAATCGTCGATCCGCCACGCCCGGAGGCCCGCGACGCGATCGCCGCCTGCCGCGACGCCGGCATCCGAGTCCGGATGATCACCGGCGACCACGCCGTCACGGCAGCGGCGATCGCCGAGAATCTCGGCATCCAGGGCAGAGCCGTCACCGGCAGGGACCTGGACCGCATCGGCGACGACGACCTCGCCGACTACCTGGCCGACATCGGCGTCATCGCCCGTGTGTCGCCGGCCCACAAGATCCGGATCGTGCAGGCACTGCAGAACACCGGCAGCGTGGTCGCCATGACCGGCGACGGGGTCAACGACGCCCCCGCGTTGCGGGCCGCCGACATCGGCGTGGCGATGGGCGTCACCGGCACGGAGGTGGCCAAGGAAGCCTCCACCATGATCCTCACCGACGACAACTTCGCCACGATCGTCCGCGCCGTTCATGGCGGGCGGGGCATCTACGACAACATCGTCAACTTCACCCGTTTTCAGGTGTCCACCGCGTTCGCATTCGTGATCACCTTCCTCGTCGCGTCGGTGACCGGCATCGCCGGCGGGGCACCCTTCACCGCTCTGCAAATCCTGTTCGTCAACCTCGTCATGGACGGTCCTCCCGCCATGTCGTTGGGTGTCGACCCGGTCAGCCCGGACGCGATGCGCCGACCACCACGGCCTGCGGGGGAACACATCCTCAACCGGCAGCGAATGGGTCGGATCGTGCTGGCCGCGGCCGTGATGGCTGCGGGAACGGTCGCGGTGCTGCAGTTGGCGCCCGGGCCCGCCCCGGCGGCGGCGCACGCCACGATCGCCGGCACCATGGCGTTCGTGACGTTCGTCTTCTTCCAGGTGTTCAACCTGCTCAACGTCCGCAGCTTCACCCGCAGCGTGTTCTCACGGGAAACGCTGCGCAACCGGTCTGCCTTCGTCGCCACCGGCGTAGTGGTGGCCCTGCTCGTGCTGGTCGTGGAACTCGACGTGCTGAACGGACTGTTCACCACGACCGACCTCAGCGCAGGCCAGTGGCTGGCCTGCGCTGCTGTCGGGTCAACGATCCTGATCGCCGGTGAAGTCGTCAAGGCACTGACGCGCAGCCGTCGGCACCGGCAGAGCCTGGCCGCCGGGGCTGGCGTGTCGTGACAGCACCCTAGGGGCAGGTGCCCTAGTCAGCTTCGTTGGCAGGAACCTCAGGGACCACCAGGACGGGCCGGTGGGCGCGGTGCAGGGTGGCCATGGCGACGCTGCCCAGCAGAATCTTGCGCACGGCCGAACGTCCGCGCGAGCCGACCACGAGCAGGCTCGCCTTTCGGTCCGCTGCGACCGCGGCCAGCGCGTCGGCCACGGCCCGCCCGGGGGCCCCAGCTCCGGCGCGCACACGGACGGTAGTCACGTGCTGATCGCCGGGCGCCGCCACCGCAGGGCTCTTCTCGCTGTCGCTGTCGCCGTCGCTCTCGACAGAGACCAGAACGACATCACGTTCGGGGAAGAGCCGCCGGGCGGTGGTGAGCGCAGCCTCGGCGCTTGCCGAGGAGTCCCAGCCGACCACGATCGGCCCGTCGGCGAGCGCGGCATGTTCGTCGGTCAACAGCGGGTGTGGCACCACCAGCACAGGACGCGGGCTGTAGTGCACGGCCATGTCCGACACACTGCCGAGCACCGCCCGTGCGCCGCCCAGCCCTCGAGAGCCGATCAGCAGCACATCGGCCTGCTTCTCGTCGGCCGCCTCAGCCAGCTGCAGCCCTTCCCCGCCGTAGCTGCGGCACACGAGAGGCTCAGCGTCCCAGCCGGCAGCCCCGGCCAGCATCACGCCCATCGATGTCAAACGATCGGCCTCGCGGCCGCCCTCACGCTCGACCGCCTGCACATACACATTGATGTTGCGGGTACCCGTCCACAGCCGCCGCCGCAACTCCTCGCTGGCGAACGGAGGCGTCCACAGATGCGCGATCCATGCGTGAGCCCCAGGAAACAACAGCCCTCCGGCTTCGATCGCAGAGCTCGCGGCCGGAGACCCGTCGTAACCCACCACTACTCGTCTGACGTTCGCGCCACTCACCGCACAACCTCCCTAACGTGCCCGAACAAAGCCGCGCCCCGGATGAGAGCGCGCGCCGCATGCCGATACCGACGCCTGCGGTGGCCGGCCGGCTGGATAAGTACGGCAGAAGGGCACAACCTGATCATATCTTCGGCGCAGGTCAGCACCGGCTCTCGCCCTGTCGCTACCAACCGGCGGCCCTGCCGCGAAGCCTGACCGACCGCCGCGTCCGACGTGGCGATCACGGCGCCGCCCAAGGGGCCGATCAACGAAGACCAGCGCCCGACGTCGTTGGCAGTCGGGTGGTGATCGACCTCGCCGACAAGCACTACTTCGCGCAGGGCAGCCGGGCCTGACGGAGAAAAGCCGTGGAGACCGGTCAGAGCATCTGACCTGTCTCCACGGCCGCCGGAAGGAATCGTGCAGCCGACTCCCCCTGTGGCTCCGCGGTGCGCTAGACCCGGGTGACCCGGACGGCGTCGGCCACGACGTAGCCGGCGGCGCTGGTCCACCGACTCACCGCGACCAGGTTGCGGTCGCCGGCAGCGAGCGAAAAGGTGCCGAGCGAACGCCAGACGCCACCGTTCGCGCGCTGGTCGACGTTGACCGTCTGGGTGCCCGAGGCGGTGGCGATGACGTGCGGGGTCGAGCTGTTGTACCCCGGATCGGCCGGGTGCCGTACCTCGATCCGGTAGTTTCCGGCCGCCGGGATGTCGACCTTGAACCAGGCGGCGTCGCTGGCGGGGGTGGGGTCGGCGAAGCGGTAGTCAGCGCCGTAGCGCTGGCTGGAGTAGCTCGAGGTCCCCCAGTTGGTGCTCGCCGTGAACCGCCCCGCGGTGGCGTTGTCCACGATGACGCTGAAGGTGGGCGGGGGGGTGCTGCCCAGCCCCAGATAGCTGGCGATGCCCTGACCGTGCGCGCGGGCGGTGGCGGTGATGAAGTCGGCCCGTTTGAGCAGGTTCGCGTCGGCCAAGGTGTCGATGAAGAGATTCTCGGTGAGCACCGCGGGCATGTTCGTCTCGCGCAGCACGTGGAAGTTGGCCGTCTTCAGCCCCCGGTCGGTGACCGAACTGACCGACCGCATGCCGGCGATCACCTTCGGGTGCAACGCGTTGTGCAGATTGACGGTGGCGGCGTCCGCCGTCGGGTACCGGTAGCTCTCGAAGCCGGTGCCGCCCCCGGAGTTGATGTGCACACTCACGAAGAGGTTGGCACCCCAGGCGTTGGCGTCGTCGGTGCGGTAGGCCAGGCTGCGAGTGATGTCGGTCGTCCGGGACATACGGACGTCGACGTTCCAGCTGGCCAGCAGGATACTGCGCAGTTGCAGGGAGATGTCGAGCGTCAGGGCCTTCTCCTGCAACCCGTTGCCGACCGCCCCAGAGTCAGTGCCGCCGTGGCCGGGGTCGATATAAATCTTGGGCAACGCGGCATGCGCGGCTCCCCCGAAGATGGGGGCGGCCGCAGCACCGGCGAGGGCCGCCAGCAGGGTACGCCGCCGTAGCGCCACGTCATCGAACATATACACCTCTCATGGGGAACCGAAGAGATCAACGATGGACGGAATATAGCGGAACGTCGATGGAGATGAAAGATGTCTTCGCCTAGCGATCTGACCGTCGGAGGTTTCCGCCACTGCGCCGCCGGCCAACCAACCGTGGGACGACGCAGGGCACTCAAGCGCACGGCGAGCAGTCCTCTTCGGATGCAGCACCGCAGCCACCGGCGGTCGCGGTAGGTTGCACAGTCATGGCCACGACCGCCGACGTCCGCCACGAACTCGCCAGCCTCGCCGACCCACGTCGAGCGGCGGCATCGAGCCAGTTTCTGCAGATGGCCCCGGGCGGGTATGGCGAGGGCGACAAGACCATCGGTGTCTCCGTGCCGGAACAGCGCAAGGTGGCCGCCCGCTACTGGCGCGAGCTCTCGCTGGCCGAAACGGCGAAGCTGCTGAGCAGCGGCGTGCATGAGGAGCGGCTGACGTCGCTGTTCATCCTGGTGCGCAAGTTCACCAAGGCAGATGAGGAGGAACGCGGCCGGATCTTCGGCACCATCCTGGCCAACACCGGCCGCATCAACAACTGGGACCTGGTGGACTCATCGGCGCCGTACATCGTCGGCCCTTGGCTGATCGACAAGGACCGGAGCGTCCTGGACCGGTTGGCCGAGTCGAGCCTGGTGTGGGACCGGCGCATCGCCATCATGGCAACTTTCGCCTTCATCAAGGCCGGTGACTTCCAGTGGACCTTCCGCCTCAGTGAACGGCTCCTGCGCGACCCACACGACCTCATCCAGAAGGCGGTGGGCTGGATGCTGCGCGAGGTAGGCAACCGTGACAGAGCGGCGGAGGAGGAGTTCCTGGCCCGACGCTATCGAGTCATGCCGCGGGTCATGCTGCGCTACGCGATCGAAAAGTTTGAACCGCAGCGACGCAGGGAGTACCTGTCCGGCATGGCCTAGATGATTGATGCCCGCCGCTTCAGGGCAGCGGGACGAGGTAGGAGTCGACACGAGCGATGAGCCCGTCGCGGAATGTGAACAGGTCGTTGAAGGCGAACCGGAACGGCCCGTGCTCGACGCTGGCGCCGCGGCCCTCGCCCGTGGTGACGACGACTGGGCCGTCCTCGTGGACGCGGTGGACGTCGAGCTCGGGGCTGCCGGTGAACGCCGGATTCTCGATCTCGCCGTCGAACTCGGCCTTGCCGCGGGTGGTCCGATGGCCGTGGATGACCCACTCGACGTCGTCGGTGAGGGTCGCGAGGATTCGCGGGTGGTCGCTCGTCCGGAATCCGTCGAAGTACTCGGCAACGAGGTCGCGTTGGGTCGTCGGTGTCATGGCGTTCTCCACTCTGGTGTGGCCTCGTGGTGCTGCAGATGTGTGGCGAGGGCGTCGAGGATCGAGGCGAGCCCGTCGGCTGCTTGGGCGATCCGGAGCTCAGGGGGAAGCCTGCGCTGGTGGACGGTGAGGTCCGTGCCGCCGTTGGCGGGGCGGACGGTCACGGTCGTGCGGAGGCCGGTGACGGGCTCATCGAACACGAGTTCGTGCGGTGCGGTGATGCTCACGTAGACGAACCGGAGCCGGCGGGTCGCGCCGTCCGGCGCGCGGGTGTCGAGTGCGAACTCTCCCCCGGGACGCAGGTCGACGGTCACGGACTCAGGGGGCACGGTGGCGTGCGAGCCACCCCAGAACGCGGCGATGCTTACCGGCGAGGTGAAGGCGGTCCAGACACGTTCAGGGTCCGCCGGGAGGTGGCGTTTGGCGATCAGTTCGTCGCCGCGGAGCTCGGCGCTGGCGGTCAACGGACGGCTCCGTCGCCGGTGAGGTGCTGTTCGAGGGCGTCGAGCCGGTCGTCCCAGGCGCGGCGCTGGTCGTCGATCCACGTGCTGAGCAGCGACAGCTGATCGGCCCTCAGTCGGCAGGGGCGTCTGGTGCCCTCGCGTCGCTGCTCGACCAAGCCGCACCGCCGCAGGACACCGACGTGGTGGGAGATCGCCTGTGGGGTCAGGTCGAACGGTTCAGCCAGCTCTCCCACCGTGGCGTCACCCCGCGTGAGGCGAGTCACCAGGGCGCGACGGACCGGGTCACCGAGAGCGGCGAAGGCCGAATCGAGGTCTGGGCCAGGTGCCGCGAGCGAGGAGGGCATGGCTTCACCCTAGCGCAAACGATCGTTTGTGCAAGCCATCTTTTTCGAAGATGGATCGCCAGCCTCCACCCAAATCCAGGGCGGCCTGGCCCCACGAC
The nucleotide sequence above comes from Micromonospora sp. NBC_00389. Encoded proteins:
- a CDS encoding SRPBCC family protein, encoding MTASAELRGDELIAKRHLPADPERVWTAFTSPVSIAAFWGGSHATVPPESVTVDLRPGGEFALDTRAPDGATRRLRFVYVSITAPHELVFDEPVTGLRTTVTVRPANGGTDLTVHQRRLPPELRIAQAADGLASILDALATHLQHHEATPEWRTP
- a CDS encoding DNA alkylation repair protein gives rise to the protein MATTADVRHELASLADPRRAAASSQFLQMAPGGYGEGDKTIGVSVPEQRKVAARYWRELSLAETAKLLSSGVHEERLTSLFILVRKFTKADEEERGRIFGTILANTGRINNWDLVDSSAPYIVGPWLIDKDRSVLDRLAESSLVWDRRIAIMATFAFIKAGDFQWTFRLSERLLRDPHDLIQKAVGWMLREVGNRDRAAEEEFLARRYRVMPRVMLRYAIEKFEPQRRREYLSGMA
- a CDS encoding universal stress protein: MSGANVRRVVVGYDGSPAASSAIEAGGLLFPGAHAWIAHLWTPPFASEELRRRLWTGTRNINVYVQAVEREGGREADRLTSMGVMLAGAAGWDAEPLVCRSYGGEGLQLAEAADEKQADVLLIGSRGLGGARAVLGSVSDMAVHYSPRPVLVVPHPLLTDEHAALADGPIVVGWDSSASAEAALTTARRLFPERDVVLVSVESDGDSDSEKSPAVAAPGDQHVTTVRVRAGAGAPGRAVADALAAVAADRKASLLVVGSRGRSAVRKILLGSVAMATLHRAHRPVLVVPEVPANEAD
- a CDS encoding ArsR/SmtB family transcription factor; the protein is MPSSLAAPGPDLDSAFAALGDPVRRALVTRLTRGDATVGELAEPFDLTPQAISHHVGVLRRCGLVEQRREGTRRPCRLRADQLSLLSTWIDDQRRAWDDRLDALEQHLTGDGAVR
- a CDS encoding golvesin C-terminal-like domain-containing protein — protein: MFDDVALRRRTLLAALAGAAAAPIFGGAAHAALPKIYIDPGHGGTDSGAVGNGLQEKALTLDISLQLRSILLASWNVDVRMSRTTDITRSLAYRTDDANAWGANLFVSVHINSGGGTGFESYRYPTADAATVNLHNALHPKVIAGMRSVSSVTDRGLKTANFHVLRETNMPAVLTENLFIDTLADANLLKRADFITATARAHGQGIASYLGLGSTPPPTFSVIVDNATAGRFTASTNWGTSSYSSQRYGADYRFADPTPASDAAWFKVDIPAAGNYRIEVRHPADPGYNSSTPHVIATASGTQTVNVDQRANGGVWRSLGTFSLAAGDRNLVAVSRWTSAAGYVVADAVRVTRV
- a CDS encoding nuclear transport factor 2 family protein — protein: MTPTTQRDLVAEYFDGFRTSDHPRILATLTDDVEWVIHGHRTTRGKAEFDGEIENPAFTGSPELDVHRVHEDGPVVVTTGEGRGASVEHGPFRFAFNDLFTFRDGLIARVDSYLVPLP
- a CDS encoding cation-translocating P-type ATPase: MISGSSGRMTKTGSGDPVAWHAVAADGVATAFAVEPPSGLTALEVERRRSQYGLNRLAEAPREPWWRALLRQFQDLLIVILLVAAVVSLLVSREWETPAAIAVVVLLNATIGFVQESRAEASLEALRRMLVTSATVRRDGRLLRVNAEELVPGDVVVVEAGDRMPADARLLQAISLEVQESSLTGEAQPVTKRADADVRPDAALGDRVTLLFMNTMATRGRGEAVVTATGMDTEIGRVAGLLHEARAGLTPLQRQINALGRTLAVTAGIVIAIVFGLGLARGQQFHELFVTAVSLAVATIPEGLPAVVAFTLAMGTGRLARRGAIIKRLASVETLGSTSEICTDKTGTLTLNEMTAREMVFAGRPFTVSGEGYRTDGQIQTTDGGVGPGGLKDALTAMALCSDAVLRDDALVGDPTEGALVVLAEKGDVDVARLRAQRPRLAEVPFDADQKYMITFHLWTGENGEDIVRAFIKGAPDVLAERADRHLDGEHVVAFDDDARVRYGEANADLARRGLRVLAIGVQDLPAADFDAAADLRKLLDRVVLLALVGIVDPPRPEARDAIAACRDAGIRVRMITGDHAVTAAAIAENLGIQGRAVTGRDLDRIGDDDLADYLADIGVIARVSPAHKIRIVQALQNTGSVVAMTGDGVNDAPALRAADIGVAMGVTGTEVAKEASTMILTDDNFATIVRAVHGGRGIYDNIVNFTRFQVSTAFAFVITFLVASVTGIAGGAPFTALQILFVNLVMDGPPAMSLGVDPVSPDAMRRPPRPAGEHILNRQRMGRIVLAAAVMAAGTVAVLQLAPGPAPAAAHATIAGTMAFVTFVFFQVFNLLNVRSFTRSVFSRETLRNRSAFVATGVVVALLVLVVELDVLNGLFTTTDLSAGQWLACAAVGSTILIAGEVVKALTRSRRHRQSLAAGAGVS